One genomic window of Salvia miltiorrhiza cultivar Shanhuang (shh) chromosome 4, IMPLAD_Smil_shh, whole genome shotgun sequence includes the following:
- the LOC131020545 gene encoding 29 kDa ribonucleoprotein A, chloroplastic-like isoform X2, translating into MAAALLHSLSLSFAPQTLSFVAASSMAPSSLKPLAMPRHFLSLSTIGSYSHPASKFVRNVAISSELGEEVEEEEDEGTSPQPNFSPELKLFVGNLPFNVDSSRLAGLFEQAGNVEMVEVIYDKTTGRSRGFGFVTMSTVEEVEAAAQQFNGYEFHGRALRVSSGPPPPKDENFSSRGPRGGSSIDNTNRLYVGNLAWGVDNLTLETLFSEQGKVKEATVVYDRDSGRSRGFGFVTYGSAQEVDNAIRSLDGMDLNGRSIRVSRAEARPKREY; encoded by the exons ATGGCTGCTGCTTTGCTCCACTCCCTTTCCCTCTCCTTCGCTCCGCAGACCCTATCCTTCGTTGCCGCGTCTTCTATGGCTCCTTCTTCTCTAAAACCCCTCGCAATGCCGagacactttctctctctctctaccatcggcagctactccCACCCGGCTTCGAAATTCGTCCGCAACGTCGCGATTTCGTCTGAACTGGGCGAAGAggtggaggaggaagaggatgaAGGGACGTCCCCGCAGCCGAATTTCTCGCCGGAGTTGAAACTCTTTGTGGGGAATTTGCCTTTCAATGTCGACAGCTCTCGGCTTGCTGGGCTGTTCGAACAAGCCGGAAATGTTGAGATGGTTGAG GTTATCTATGATAAGACTACAGGAAGAAGCCGAGGTTTTGGTTTCGTGACTATGTCTACAGTGGAGGAAGTAGAAGCTGCAGCTCAACAATTCAATGGTTAT GAATTTCACGGTAGAGCTTTGAGGGTGAGTTCCGGCCCACCGCCTCCCAAGGATGAAAACTTCTCGTCACGAGGACCCAGGGGAGGGTCAAGTATCGATAACACCAACAGGCTTTATGTGGGTAACCTTGCATGGGGTGTTGACAATCTTACACTTGAAACGTTGTTTAGTGAGCAGGGGAAGGTTAAGGAAGCAACAGTTGTCTATGACAGAGACAGTGGTAGGTCAAGGGGTTTTGGTTTTGTGACGTATGGTTCGGCTCAAGAGGTTGACAATGCTATTAGATCACTGGATGGCATG GATCTCAATGGTAGATCTATTCGAGTTAGCAGAGCTGAAGCCCGTCCAAAGCGTGAATACTAA
- the LOC131020545 gene encoding 29 kDa ribonucleoprotein A, chloroplastic-like isoform X1 produces MAAALLHSLSLSFAPQTLSFVAASSMAPSSLKPLAMPRHFLSLSTIGSYSHPASKFVRNVAISSELGEEVEEEEDEGTSPQPNFSPELKLFVGNLPFNVDSSRLAGLFEQAGNVEMVEVIYDKTTGRSRGFGFVTMSTVEEVEAAAQQFNGYEFHGRALRVSSGPPPPKDENFSSRGPRGGSSIDNTNRLYVGNLAWGVDNLTLETLFSEQGKVKEATVVYDRDSGRSRGFGFVTYGSAQEVDNAIRSLDGMVSTLFCMYVRVNTSVYVCKYVLLYVLFFFGFFLFVYVDFHCYTWCVNCNIYLVIFLFCKVRG; encoded by the exons ATGGCTGCTGCTTTGCTCCACTCCCTTTCCCTCTCCTTCGCTCCGCAGACCCTATCCTTCGTTGCCGCGTCTTCTATGGCTCCTTCTTCTCTAAAACCCCTCGCAATGCCGagacactttctctctctctctaccatcggcagctactccCACCCGGCTTCGAAATTCGTCCGCAACGTCGCGATTTCGTCTGAACTGGGCGAAGAggtggaggaggaagaggatgaAGGGACGTCCCCGCAGCCGAATTTCTCGCCGGAGTTGAAACTCTTTGTGGGGAATTTGCCTTTCAATGTCGACAGCTCTCGGCTTGCTGGGCTGTTCGAACAAGCCGGAAATGTTGAGATGGTTGAG GTTATCTATGATAAGACTACAGGAAGAAGCCGAGGTTTTGGTTTCGTGACTATGTCTACAGTGGAGGAAGTAGAAGCTGCAGCTCAACAATTCAATGGTTAT GAATTTCACGGTAGAGCTTTGAGGGTGAGTTCCGGCCCACCGCCTCCCAAGGATGAAAACTTCTCGTCACGAGGACCCAGGGGAGGGTCAAGTATCGATAACACCAACAGGCTTTATGTGGGTAACCTTGCATGGGGTGTTGACAATCTTACACTTGAAACGTTGTTTAGTGAGCAGGGGAAGGTTAAGGAAGCAACAGTTGTCTATGACAGAGACAGTGGTAGGTCAAGGGGTTTTGGTTTTGTGACGTATGGTTCGGCTCAAGAGGTTGACAATGCTATTAGATCACTGGATGGCATGGTGAGTACCCTATTTTGTATGTACGTACGGGTGAATACTTCCGTATACGTATGTAAATATGTGCTTTTATATGTACTATTTTTCTTcggattttttttgtttgtctatGTTGATTTTCACTGCTATACTTGGTGTGTGAATTGCAATATTTATCTCGTTATTTTCCTCTTCTGCAAAGTAAGGGGGTGA